CCTCGTTGACCACTACACTTCGCCTGCAATAAGTTTTAGCTTCTCTTCCCTGCTCCATCTTTTCATTTCAGCTTCTCTTTTTCTTGCTTCATTTAGTGTTGCGTATTGCTCCGAATGCACTAGTACTATAGGCCTTCTGATTTTTGTGTAGTGCGCACCTCTTTTTGACTCATTATGCTCCTTTATGCGTTTTTCAAGATTATTAGTACAGCCCACGTACAGCGTGCCGTCTTTGCATTTAAGGATGTAGACTATGAAGGGCATAAATTGATCTGGTTTTGTTCTTTATTATATCAATATCGCGCGCATAAGAAAAGCCCCATTGTTATATAGGGCCTCTTTACTACTTGCGCGTTAATTACTCTGCGCTAGATTGTCAAACTGCTGCGTATTATCTTCGCGTGGCTGAACAACTTTCATAAAAAGAATGAGAGCGGACGATATGAAAAAAAATCCAGCAATTACATAAAATATGGCTTCTATGCCCAACTTGCCGGCTACA
This is a stretch of genomic DNA from Candidatus Spechtbacteria bacterium. It encodes these proteins:
- a CDS encoding GIY-YIG nuclease family protein yields the protein MPFIVYILKCKDGTLYVGCTNNLEKRIKEHNESKRGAHYTKIRRPIVLVHSEQYATLNEARKREAEMKRWSREEKLKLIAGEV